GAGTAGTTCTTAAACATTCCTCGGCGGTAATATGATGAAAAAAATAGTTTGCCTGATGATGCTCTTACTGACTGCGCCCCTTTTTAGCGCTAGCCTCAAAGCTAACACTCTACAGGGGCAGCTAGTCGATGCAGCTTTAGAGCGCACTGAGCACTTTGTTGTTTATGAAGGCTCCTACCGCAGCATTGATTATCCGATGGGGGATGTTCCAAAGAATATTGGCGTCTGTACGGATGTGATTATCCGAAGTTACCGTGCTCTGGGGATTGATTTACAGCAATTGATTCATGAGGATATGACTGCTGATTTCGGTGACTATCCCGATATTTGGGGACTCACCAAACCTGATACCAATATTGATCATCGCCGTGTACCGAATTTAGAGCGATTTTTTGAGCGTCATGGAGAGACATTAGCCGTCACCGATAAATCCGAAGACTATCAACCAGGCGATATTGTTAGTTGGCGTCTTGAAGGCGGCTTCCCGCACATTGGTATTGTCACGAGTAAAAAGTCCGAAACCAGTGACAACTTTATGATTGTCCATAATATTGGTTTAGGGCCGAAACTTGAGGATGTGTTGTTTCATTATCCTATCGCTGGGCACTACCGATACCTCCACGTATCGAGCGAAATTCCTGTGCACTAACCAAACAAGCGTTTGAACAAAATTAATACAGAGTACAGACCAGTGCCCGTCGAGGGCAAAGTTACCTTTTATAAGACTATGATTTTGGGTTAGAATAGAGAAATTACGCCATAAATAAACTAGTTGAATAGGCATGAGTTTGAACTTTTTAGATTTTGAGCGCCCAATTGCAGAGCTTGAAGCGCAAATTGATGAATTACGCTTAACTGGTGAAGATTCGAATATCAACATCAGTGAGGAAATTGAACGCTTGCAGAAGAAGTCTAAAGACTTAACCAAGAAAATCTTCTCGGACTTGTCAGCATGGCAGGTTGCTCAGTTAGCACGTCACCCACAACGTCCGTACACTCGTGATTATATCGAGCATGTGTTTGACGACTTTGATGAGTTAGCGGGTGATCGCGCATTCTCTGATGATGCTTCAATCGTCGGTGGTCTGGCGCGGTTAGAGGGCAAGCCTTGTGTGGTTATTGGTCATCAGAAAGGCCGTGACACTAAAGCCAAGATTAAACACAACTTCGGGATGTCTCGCCCAGAAGGTTACCGTAAAGCGAAGCGCTTGATGGAAATGGCTGAGCGATTCAGCTTACCGGTATTCACCTTTATTGACACTCCAGGAGCTTTCCCTGGCGTCGGTGCAGAAGAGCGTGGCCAGAGTGAAGCGATTGCGCGTAACCTAAAAGTGATGGCAACTTTGAAGTCGCCAATTATTGCTACGGTTATCGGTGAAGGCGGTTCTGGTGGTGCTTTGGCGATTGGTGTCGGTGATAAGGTGAACATGCTTCAATACTCTACTTACTCGGTTATTTCGCCAGAAGGCTGTGCTTCAATTCTTTGGAAAAGCGCTGAGAAAGCAGAAGAAGCAGCAGATGCTATGGGGATCACGGCTGAGCGCATTAAAGAGCTTGGGTTAATAGATAATATTGTCCAAGAACCTCTAGGTGGCGCGCACCGAGATTACGTCGACATGAGTAAAAACTTGAAAGCCCAGCTAATTCAAGATTTAGATAGTCTTGAAAGCCTAGATACAGATAAGTTACTTGATCGTCGTTACGATAAGTTGATGGCTTTCGGTGAAGTCACCGAGGGCTAAGTTCCTTCCATGAATCATAACGAGCCAGTAACTGCGGCAGTCAGTCGTTTTCTGGCTCTGGATTCTTCCAAAAACACTTCCTCGTATTTAGTCGCACTGAGTGGTGGCGCGGATTCTGTTGCGTTGTTACATGCCTTTTCGCAGCAGGTTGATGCCTCTCGCTTGAAAGCGGTGTATATCGATCATCAGCTTCAATCGATATCCTCTGAATGGGCAGCATTCAATCGACAGTTGTGCCAAGCTTTAGGGGTCGATTTTGAGGTTATTTCGGTTGAGGTTGCATCAGCGTCAAGCCTTGAAGCAGAAGCTCGTAAGGCTCGCTACCAGGCTTTGTCCTCGTTAATTCAGAACAATCAGTGCTTGCTTACCGGCCACCACCAAGATGATCAGGCTGAGACGTTATTATTACAACTTTTTCGTGGGGCCGGGTCCAAAGGGCTGTCAGCAATGCCTGCATTTACTCCGTTTAGCCATGGAGCCCATGCCCGTCCTTTGCTTGGGGTTACAAAGCAGGATATTCAGAACTATTGTCAGCGCCAATCTCTTGATTATGTCGACGATCCTTCGAACCAAAATACTCAGCACCGACGAAACTTTTTACGACATAAGCTGTTG
The Kangiella marina DNA segment above includes these coding regions:
- a CDS encoding DUF1287 domain-containing protein; the encoded protein is MKKIVCLMMLLLTAPLFSASLKANTLQGQLVDAALERTEHFVVYEGSYRSIDYPMGDVPKNIGVCTDVIIRSYRALGIDLQQLIHEDMTADFGDYPDIWGLTKPDTNIDHRRVPNLERFFERHGETLAVTDKSEDYQPGDIVSWRLEGGFPHIGIVTSKKSETSDNFMIVHNIGLGPKLEDVLFHYPIAGHYRYLHVSSEIPVH
- the accA gene encoding acetyl-CoA carboxylase carboxyl transferase subunit alpha, whose product is MSLNFLDFERPIAELEAQIDELRLTGEDSNINISEEIERLQKKSKDLTKKIFSDLSAWQVAQLARHPQRPYTRDYIEHVFDDFDELAGDRAFSDDASIVGGLARLEGKPCVVIGHQKGRDTKAKIKHNFGMSRPEGYRKAKRLMEMAERFSLPVFTFIDTPGAFPGVGAEERGQSEAIARNLKVMATLKSPIIATVIGEGGSGGALAIGVGDKVNMLQYSTYSVISPEGCASILWKSAEKAEEAADAMGITAERIKELGLIDNIVQEPLGGAHRDYVDMSKNLKAQLIQDLDSLESLDTDKLLDRRYDKLMAFGEVTEG